In Papaver somniferum cultivar HN1 chromosome 1, ASM357369v1, whole genome shotgun sequence, a genomic segment contains:
- the LOC113361451 gene encoding carbonyl reductase family member 4-like yields the protein MRNMESGSGASPKGIAAIVGVGPKLGRSIARKFSQEGYTVAILSRDLGRLFRFAEEIAREAKAPVFAIRIDCCDSQSIREAFEGVLSLGFVEVLVYNAYQQQQQVSFVSSSSSSSSSITNTMISSTQLCPTSCVDVRIDSFEKSLAVSTVGAFHCAQQVLPGMVDRRRGTILFTGCSASLKGLPGFSELCCGKFALRALSQCLAKEVQPLGVHVAHVIIDGIIDSPRSSSPSKSMVEEQTGVGETSLMDPDALAQTYWNLHLQDRNAWTHETHVRSSDSNNFII from the exons ATGCGCAACATGGAAAGCGGTAGTGGAGCCTCCCCGAAAGGCATTGCTGCAATTGTCGGCGTCGGACCCAAACTTGGCCGTTCCATTGCTCGGAAATTTTCCCAGGAAGGCTACACCGTTGCCATCCTTTCCCGAGACTTAG GGAGATTGTTTAGATTCGCTGAGGAAATAGCTAGAGAAGCGAAAGCTCCAGTTTTCGCCATTAGAATCGATTGCTGTGACTCGCAAAGTATTCGAGAAGCATTTGAAGGTGTTCTTTCTCTTGGGTTTGTTGAAGTTCTAGTCTATAACGCGTACCAACAACAGCAACAAGTCTCCTTTGTCTCCTCATCgtcatcttcatcctcttcaatAACAAATACGATGATATCAAGTACTCAACTGTGTCCAACTAGTTGCGTTGATGTTCGCATTGATTCTTTTGAAAAATCTCTTGCTGTCTCCACAGTTGGTGCTTTCCATTGTGCTCAGCAG GTGTTGCCTGGGATGGTAGACAGAAGGAGAGGGACCATCCTCTTCACTGGCTGCTCTGCTTCTCTTAAAGGCCTTCCTGGTTTCTCTGAGTTAT GTTGTGGGAAGTTCGCACTAAGAGCATTGTCGCAGTGCCTGGCTAAAGAGGTTCAACCTCTCGGTGTTCACGTCGCACATGTTATCATCGATGGGATCATTGATTCCCCCAG atcatcatcaccatcaaagTCAATGGTTGAGGAACAAACAGGAGTAGGAGAGACCTCTTTAATGGACCCAGACGCATTGGCTCAGACATATTGGAATTTACATCTCCAAGACCGGAACGCTTGGACTCACGAGACACATGTTAGATCCTCCGACTCCAACAATTTTATCATATAG
- the LOC113361460 gene encoding very-long-chain 3-oxoacyl-CoA reductase-like, with product MESGSAASPKGIAVIVGVGPKLGRSIARKFSREGYTVAILARDLERLFRFAKEIAIGAKAPVFAIRIDCSDSQSIREAFESVLSLGFVEVLVYNAYQQQQPVSFISSSSSSTSSSVTNTMISNTQLCPTSFIDAHVDSFEKSLAVSTVGAFHCAQQVLPGMVDRRRGTILFTGCSASLNGFPGFSELCCGKFALRALSQCLAKEVQPLGVHVAHVIIDDIIGPPRSSSPSRLMVEEQQGGVGTTSLMDPDALAQTFWYLHVQDRNAWTHEIHLRSSNSNDFNI from the exons ATGGAAAGCGGTAGTGCAGCCTCGCCAAAAGGCATTGCTGTAATTGTTGGTGTCGGACCCAAGCTTGGCCGTTCCATTGCTCGGAAATTTTCCCGGGAAGGCTACACCGTTGCCATCCTTGCCCGAGACTTAG AGCGATTGTTTAGATTTGCGAAGGAGATAGCTATAGGAGCGAAGGCTCCAGTTTTCGCCATTAGAATTGATTGCTCTGATTCACAAAGTATTAGGGAAGCATTTGAAAGTGTTCTTTCTCTTGGGTTCGTTGAAGTTTTAGTTTATAATGCGTACCAACAACAGCAACCAGTCTCTTTTATCTCCTCATCATCGTCATCTACATCCTCTTCAGTAACGAATACGATGATATCAAATACTCAACTGTGTCCAACTAGTTTCATAGATGCTCATGTTGATTCTTTTGAAAAATCTCTTGCTGTCTCTACAGTTGGTGCTTTCCATTGTGCTCAGCAG GTGTTGCCTGGGATGGTAGACAGAAGGAGAGGGACCATCCTCTTCACTGGCTGCTCTGCGTCTCTTAACGGATTTCCTGGTTTCTCGGAATTAT GTTGTGGGAAGTTCGCTCTAAGAGCATTGTCGCAGTGCCTGGCTAAAGAGGTTCAACCTCTTGGTGTTCACGTCGCACATGTTATTATCGACGATATCATTGGTCCCCCAAG ATCATCATCACCTTCGAGATTAATGGTTGAGGAACAACAAGGAGGAGTCGGGACGACCTCATTAATGGACCCAGACGCATTGGCTCAGACATTTTGGTATTTACATGTTCAAGACCGGAACGCTTGGACTCATGAGATACATCTTCGATCCTCCAACTCCAATGATTTTAACATATAG
- the LOC113361472 gene encoding uncharacterized protein LOC113361472 — MTTRIGNLMHKLVFSQQVAYVKGRCIQDQIMLASELLNEMSRKRRCVNVSLKLYISQAYDSVSWEFLFLVLQKFGFSKKWCEWLHILFQSARISVMVNGGPCGFFSVGRGLRQGDPLSPILFVLMEEALSRRLTQLVNEGSIFPMVERKGIHPTHLFFADDVFIFINGAKKSILNLMQLLEDYQKCSGQIINKTKSKMFIDGTSELRKMQIKEMIQMERSEFPDKYLGVVLIQGRVKTSTLWPMVEMMQKKLAAWKVWFDMWIGDRSLIDIFGYTDYIAENINLKVSNIMIDGNWSFDTELQMMLHNLRPPEVAGGENIQVWTGDLKGEFSVSVAVNNLRHKEQPVNCSEIWGWICAIFQFQIPNSFDDVWERETNVSPLVKQVWICAACIILKELWFQKNKIFFEDINPNMQRFKCRVLKLVHESGLRIKGTKWCQNYDQQIITAFDLGIRDSMFQSIKKCCWIPPELGVVMFCCDGSFFGNPGSAGFGVVARDSNCHVIGTLTGGIRVATNYFTETYGVMNALELAVERKLQDIIIVSDSKTVLAEFAQGKVHWFLKGRWKITQGKVSRIRYHHCYREVNLLADGIDKKMCFFGSRGKIITHWKTSLSTKD; from the exons aTGACAACAAGAATTGGTAATCTAATGCATAAATTGGTCTTTTCTCAGCAAGTGGCTTATGTTAAGGGTAGATGTATTCAAGACCAGATAATGTTAGCTTCAGAATTATTGAATGAAATGTCAAGGAAAAGAAGATGTGTCAATGTATCTCTTAAGCTTTACATTTCTCAAGCTTATGATTCAGTTAGTTGGGAGTTTCTATTTTTGGTTTTGCAGAAATTTGGCTTCTCAAAAAAATGGTGTGAGTGGCTGCATATTTTATTTCAGTCAGCTAGAATATCAGTAATGGTGAATGGTGGGCCTTGTGGTTTCTTCTCTGTTGGTAGAGGATTGAGGCAGGGTGATCCTTTATCTCCAATCCTTTTTGTGTTAATGGAGGAAGCTTTAAGTAGAAGACTTACTCAACTGGTTAATGAAGGTTCAATTTTTCCAATGGTGGAAAGGAAAGGTATTCAtccaactcatttattctttgcagatgatgtctTCATCTTtattaatggagctaaaaagagTATTTTGAATCTAATGCAACTTCTTGAAGATTATCAAAAATGTTCTGGTCAAATTATAAACAAGACCAAAAGTAAGATGTTCATTGATGGTACTTCTGAGTTGAGGAAAATGCAGATTAAAGAGATGATTCAAATGGAAAGAAGTGAATTCCCTGACAAGTATTTGGGTGTAGTGCTTATTCAAGGAAGAGTGAAAACCTCCACATTATGGCCAATGGTAGAAATGATGCAAAAGAAACTTGCTGCTTGGAAGG TATGGTTTGATATGTGGATTGGGGATAGATCACTCATTGACATATTTGGATACACTGATTACATTGCTGAAAATATTAACTTGAAGGTTTCAAATATAATGATAGATGGTAATTGGTCCTTTGATACTGAACTTCAAATGATGTTACACAATCTTAGACCACCAGAAGTTGCAGGAGGAGAAAACATTCAAGTTTGGACTGGTGATTTGAAAGGTGAATTCTCAGTTTCAGTAGCCGTGAATAATCTAAGGCACAAAGAACAGCCAGTGaactg CTCTGaaatatgggggtggatttgtgcTATATTCCAATTTCAAATACCAAATTCCTTTGATGATGTGTGGGAGAGAGAAACTAATGTTAGCCCTTTGGTTAAACAAGTATGGATATGTGCAGCTTGTATCATTCTTAAGGAGTTATGGTTtcaaaagaacaaaatatttttTGAAGACATAAATCCTAATATGCAGAGATTCAAGTGCAGAGTTTTAAAGCTGGTTCATGAAAGTGGATTGAGAATCAAAGGAACTAAATGGTGTCAAAATTATGATCAACAGATCATTACTGCTTTTGATCTAGGAATTAGGGATTCCATGTTTCAGAGCATCAAAAAATGTTGTTGGATTCCTCCTGAGCTAGGTGTTGTTATGTTTTGCTGTGACGGCTCATTCTTTGGTAATCCAGGCTCTGCAGGTTTTGGTGTTGTTGCTAGAGACTCTAATTGTCATGTAATTGGTACTCTCACTGGTGGTATAAGAGTAGCTACCAACTACTTTACAGAAACTTATGGTGTCATGAATGCTTTGGAGTTGGCAGTTGAAAGGAAATTGCAGGATATCATTATTGTTTCAGATTCAAAAACAGTTCTTGCAGAATTTGCTCAGGGGAAGGTTCATTGGTTTCTGAAAGGGAGATGGAAAATAACACAAGGAAAGGTGTCAAGAATAAGATATCATCACTGCTACAGAGAAGTAAATTTATTAGCTGATGGCATTGACAAAAAAATGTGCTTCTTTGGCAGCAGGGGTAAGATTATTACACATTGGAAGACCTCCTTATCTACCAAGGATTGA
- the LOC113317128 gene encoding protein FAR1-RELATED SEQUENCE 5-like isoform X1, with product MWNPSEFLDNCYVKENSNGGEWFRSFLSELSTGPSREPILSSGVSEDAFSDSLALLEAKTSNDDDTGVTEICGEREVTSSNNDINLEPYIGKEFKSEQDAKAFYNGYARHMGFSIRKGPLYRSSRDRAITSRIFVCSKEGFRRETSDVNDKGNVKRRMAVTRVGCKAQLWVKKQASGVWVVKQFQRDHNHELTPMKPHLLRSHKNMLENVKDYVETLKGVGVDTNKIQSLFVEEARAIGKIGETEKDTESEDKKKIHELTVELHRERRRSAAYREQLNMVLKEVEDHANYLSTKVEDIVENLKEVESRGTKDLT from the exons ATGTGGAACCCTTCAGAGTTCCTTGACAACTGCTATGTGAAAGAGAACTCTAATGGTGGTGAGTGGTTTCGCTCTTTTCTATCTG AACTGTCTACAGGACCAAGCCGAGAACCAATTTTATCAAGTGGGGTTTCAGAAGATGCATTCTCAGACAGTTTAGCACTTTTGGAGGCCAAAACAAGCAATGATGACGATACAGGAGTGACAGAAATTTGTGGAGAGAGGGAGGTTACTTCGTCCAACAATGATATAAATCTAGAACCCTATATAGGTAAGGAATTCAAATCTGAGCAAGATGCTAAGGCATTTTATAATGGTTATGCTAGGCATATGGGCTTTAGCATCCGTAAGGGCCCTCTATATCGTTCTTCGCGAGACAGAGCTATTACATCACGGATATTTGTATGCTCAAAAGAGGGCTTCAGACGTGAGACATCAGATGTGAACGACAAAGGGAATGTGAAGCGTAGGATGGCGGTCACAAGGGTAGGCTGCAAAGCACAATTGTGGGTCAAGAAACAAGCTTCTGGGGTGTGGGTGGTGAAACAATTTCAGCGAGATCATAACCATGAATTGACTCCAATGAAACCGCATCTTCTTCGATCACATAAAAATATGCTAGAGAATGTAAAAGACTACGTGGAGACTCTAAAGGGTGTAGGAGTGGACACCAATAAGATCCAAAGTTTATTTGTTGAAGAAGCTCGTGCAATAGGCAAAATTGGTGAAACAGAGAAAGATACGGAAAGT GAAGACAAGAAGAAGATCCATGAACTGACTGTCGAGCTTCATCGAGAGAGACGAAGATCAGCAGCATATCGAGAACAACTGAATATGGTTTTGAAAGAGGTGGAAGACCATGCAAATTACTTGTCAACTAAAGTAGAGGACATAGTCGAAAATCTGAAAGAAGTTGAATCTAGAGGGACCAAAGATTTGACCTAA
- the LOC113317128 gene encoding protein FAR1-RELATED SEQUENCE 5-like isoform X2, with protein MWNPSEFLDNCYVKENSNGELSTGPSREPILSSGVSEDAFSDSLALLEAKTSNDDDTGVTEICGEREVTSSNNDINLEPYIGKEFKSEQDAKAFYNGYARHMGFSIRKGPLYRSSRDRAITSRIFVCSKEGFRRETSDVNDKGNVKRRMAVTRVGCKAQLWVKKQASGVWVVKQFQRDHNHELTPMKPHLLRSHKNMLENVKDYVETLKGVGVDTNKIQSLFVEEARAIGKIGETEKDTESEDKKKIHELTVELHRERRRSAAYREQLNMVLKEVEDHANYLSTKVEDIVENLKEVESRGTKDLT; from the exons ATGTGGAACCCTTCAGAGTTCCTTGACAACTGCTATGTGAAAGAGAACTCTAATGGTG AACTGTCTACAGGACCAAGCCGAGAACCAATTTTATCAAGTGGGGTTTCAGAAGATGCATTCTCAGACAGTTTAGCACTTTTGGAGGCCAAAACAAGCAATGATGACGATACAGGAGTGACAGAAATTTGTGGAGAGAGGGAGGTTACTTCGTCCAACAATGATATAAATCTAGAACCCTATATAGGTAAGGAATTCAAATCTGAGCAAGATGCTAAGGCATTTTATAATGGTTATGCTAGGCATATGGGCTTTAGCATCCGTAAGGGCCCTCTATATCGTTCTTCGCGAGACAGAGCTATTACATCACGGATATTTGTATGCTCAAAAGAGGGCTTCAGACGTGAGACATCAGATGTGAACGACAAAGGGAATGTGAAGCGTAGGATGGCGGTCACAAGGGTAGGCTGCAAAGCACAATTGTGGGTCAAGAAACAAGCTTCTGGGGTGTGGGTGGTGAAACAATTTCAGCGAGATCATAACCATGAATTGACTCCAATGAAACCGCATCTTCTTCGATCACATAAAAATATGCTAGAGAATGTAAAAGACTACGTGGAGACTCTAAAGGGTGTAGGAGTGGACACCAATAAGATCCAAAGTTTATTTGTTGAAGAAGCTCGTGCAATAGGCAAAATTGGTGAAACAGAGAAAGATACGGAAAGT GAAGACAAGAAGAAGATCCATGAACTGACTGTCGAGCTTCATCGAGAGAGACGAAGATCAGCAGCATATCGAGAACAACTGAATATGGTTTTGAAAGAGGTGGAAGACCATGCAAATTACTTGTCAACTAAAGTAGAGGACATAGTCGAAAATCTGAAAGAAGTTGAATCTAGAGGGACCAAAGATTTGACCTAA